The Tatumella ptyseos genome segment TATGCGGATAGAAACACCTATTTAGGTGACCCTGCATTCGTTCAAAATCCAGTTGCTAAACTGATGGATAAACACTATGCGGCCTCTCTACGCGATAAAATTCAGCACGATAAGGCGACCCCGTCCACACAGATTAAACCCTTAGTCGCCACCGGTGAAAAACCTGAAACGACCCATTATTCTATCGTTGATCACTATGGTAACGCTGTCTCCACGACCTATACCGTAAATGGACGTTTTGGTGCCGTTGTCATGGCGCCTGGCACTGGGGTCTTGATGAATGACGAGATGGATGATTTCACCACCAAAATCGGTGCAAAAAATCTCTATGGATTAGTACAGGGTACGGCAAACAGTATTGCGCCAGGTAAACGTCCGCTCTCATCGATGAGCCCAAGTTTAGTGACAAAGGATGGAAAGATTTTCTTAGTGCTCGGCTCGCCCGGGGGATCACGAATCATTACGATCACGCTAGAGACTGCCCTGAACATTATCGACTTTGGAATGAAGCCTCAAGAGGCCGTAGATGCCCCACGAATTCATCATCAATGGTATCCAGATGAGGTGTACTACGAAAAGAATGGGCTCTCTGCCGATACCTTAAATGTATTGAATAAGATGGGCTATCGGATGGTTGAACAAACCCCTTGGGGCGCAGCCGAGTTGATTATGGTTGGTCTACCGGGCGCTGCAGGCGTTGGAATTCCGAGTTCAGGCAACGACAGTGCGGTATCAGGGAATGTTCGCTCGGGCTATTTGTATGGCGCAAATGACGTTAGGCGCCCTGCAGGATCCGCTCGCGGCTATTAGTAGCCTGACCTCCTCTGCCCATTATCATAACCAAAGGATTGCCTAGCGTGCATACTGTGGGATAATGGGCGTTTTCCCATCAGAGAATACAGTATCGTGAAATTTGGCTATATTTTTCCCGTTGCCATCATTATAGCCGGTGTGGCATTACTGATTTGGTTTATCGCGAGTGGTGCGTATTTACCCGGATCGTGATTTTTTCGAAAATTTTGTGAACTTAATCGAAAAGCTCAAGTCTCATAAGATATAGCACCTCAATGCTGTTACATCCTGAAAACTGCAATAAAATTTTTCCCGCCCTCTGGCGGGTTTTTTTTATCTTTTTTTCCTTAAACAACCAGGTAAAAAAAGCTATCGCACAAATAATCACAAAGTTAACTATTAGAAAATTGATTATCATCTAAGTCGATACTACGCTTAATCACTGAAGACATACTCTTTTCGTCCGGAAAAGATCAGTCACCCCCCGATGACTGACAGTATGTTC includes the following:
- a CDS encoding YoaK family small membrane protein; protein product: MKFGYIFPVAIIIAGVALLIWFIASGAYLPGS